The genomic segment TGGTCTAGCAATCGTCCAGAAGGTCAAACGTCCAGGAAGTTTGCCACAGGAAATGGAAGACAAAAGACCCAAAGTTCATATGTCCAAGGACCCTATGTGGATCCCAAAACCACCAGTCCTTTACGGTTCTGACAAATTGGAGATATTCCAACCCTATGATCCAGAGACTCCTGCTAGTACCACCCCTCCTGGTTCACCATCATGCCCTGGGTCACCAACAGACTCTTCCTCCTCTGGCTCAGTCACCATACCATCTCTATTAACTTCCGTTAAAGCAGCCCCTTCTGTTTCTACCTCAGCCACTATTGCTGCAACACAGTCCACCTTTAACAGCAGCTCTGATAAAAATCCCACTGCTGCATCCAGTGATAAGACACCACTACAGACAATCTTGAGTACCTTGTTTGGTAGTAATCAGGCTGATTCCACTGTCTCTGATGGAAGttctacaaaaacaacagtAACTGCTAAGAAGAACCCAGTGCTTTCTGGATCAGTGGTGGATCCAATTGTCCAACAGTATGGACAGAAAACCAAAGCCAAGGAGATTGAAGATGAAAATGACTTTGACCGACCATATGACCCAGAGGAAGAATATGATCCAGCAATGGGATATGCAACCGTTGCTCCACAGACCACAGAAAAAATTAAAGCTGATGCCCCAGCATTATCAAGCTTTGTGGAAGATGATGTGGCCTATGATCCAGAGGACGACACTATCTTTGAAGATATTCAAAGTGATACTCCTGTAGCAAAGCCCCCTGTTACAACTCAAACATTTGATTCTCCATCATGCCCAGCGACAGTTTCCACTTCTTCCCCAGCACAAACTTCTGCTCCAGTTGCAGTCATGCCACACCTCCCTACAGGCACTGTGGTTGTCTCAGCTGCAACACTAAGTGAACAACAGAGGATGCTTGAGGAACTCAATAAACAAATTGAAGAGCAAAAACGGCAGTTAAAAGAGCAGGAGGAAGCACTACGTCAGCAGAGAGAGGCCGTGGGAATGTTCATGGCTCACTTTTCTGTTTCGGATTCACTTATGTCTCCCCCACAAAAATCTTTGCCGCTTAACCAACTGTCCTCTCTGCAGAAAGGTATTATAAAAACAGAGTCAAAATCTTCAGAAACAACAGACAAGGCTACCCCCCTTACAGAGACTGTGGACaattcaaatttggattcacaAGCTGTGAAAGTAGAAGACGCAACACCTGTCAAAAATTTAGGAAATGATACAGACGGTGTTGCAAAGCAAGATGAAACACAGAAAGGTGTGGAATCTGACAAATATTCATCTGCTGGAGAGATTGAAGATTCTGATGTAGCTTATGATCCTGAGGATGAATCACTTTTCAATGAAATTCAAGATGATGTTTTTAAGGGGGGAACTGTAACAACTATGGACTCTCTGTCTAGAGCAAGGTATGGTGGCTCTCACAAGGGTATGTCTCCAAATTCATACCACAGTAGAAAGCGAAGGTCATCACCAAAAAAGCGGAGTCATCAGGAAAGGGACCGCCACAGAAGTCCTTCAAGACAGTCACAGCAGCGTTCTCGTTCCCGGTCCCGAAGACGCCGAGAAAAGGATAGACACAgaaagagtgaaagagacaggTCAAGACACAGAGTTAGAGATCCATCTGAACGGCAGGGACGCCATCGCAAAGATCATACCACACGCCGGCATTCTCGTGGGCGTAGAAGATCCCCATCTTCTTCTAGAAAAACAGAATCTGTGTCAGTTTCACCAAAACTGAACAGAGGACCCTTGCCTCAGGTCCCTGAGAAATCAAAACATGCAAGTGTTCCATGCAGTTCTCTAGACTCTGCTGGACAATTTGAAGAGAGTAACATATCACATGTTACAATCAAAAGTGATCCAGATGGACAAAAATCGGAGTGTAATCACGTTGAGAGCTCTGAAAAACACTCACATGAACCTCTATGTAATGTGAAGCTTGAGATTTCTGAACCACCAAAATTTCAGGAGCTTCAAAAGATTTCACTGAGTGACCATGATATGACACAGCAAAATAAACTCTATAAACAGGACAATTTGTTTCACAGCAAACTTGACAGTACAATTCCTCTTAGAGAAATTGATCCACCTATTCGAGATTCTCCCCAAAGCCCAGATCCAGAACCACAGTTTGTGAAACCTAGCAGCATAGAAAAGAATGATTCTGTTAAAACTGATGAAGTCAGCGATTCAAGGGAAGATATTAGAGTCTTTGAAAATAATTGTTTGCCAATTTGTGGTCAAGCAATGGTGTCTGTTGGAGATGTGATCTCAAATATTAAAAGCATGGATTTTAGAGCATTGAATCTGCAAGCTTTTGATGCCAAGGGACAAGGTCTGACAGAGACACATAATGAGACACTAGCAGACAATCCTTGTTTcaagcattcagaaaaaaaggGTCAAGAGGGAGGATATTCAAATCCAAGTACAATCTTAGGAATGAGAGAACAAGGTATTCAACATCAAAATACTGTAATAACTGGTTCATGGCCAGCCTTGACAGATTCAGAAATGAGAAGTGAAGCACAAGATAGTAATAATGCTTGTGTGCCTTTTATTTCTGGTGTAAATCCAGAAATAAAATGCCCAAGTCCTGATGTTAGACAAAATATTGTACCTACTGTTACAAATTTGTATATGGGAGAGGCAAGCCTTCAGCGCGAAAGGCAAGTTAACATCATGAAGGGCCCTTTGTCTGACAGATCTGCACCTGGTAATGTTGGTCCAGGTCCAAGGGATTCTTTATCAGCTGTGTATCATCTAAATACAGATATGAGGGGGCTGTTTGAAGTTAATGAGAGAAACCAAAATGTTAGTTGTCAGCAGGAAGGTTTACAGTTTCCAAAGACAAATGAACATAGATCAGAGCCAGAAAACACAGATATCAGGAAAGATGTGATGAAAATGGGAACAAAGCAGTCATTTGGGGGTCCACAGGTAGAAGCTATGGCTCCAGATAGTAGTGGAGGTGGTAGAGGACAAAAAGATGAAGGTCAGATTTTTAGATCTGATGTAAGTAGTGGGATGAGGGAGGCAAGTCCATTGTTTATGGGCTTAGGAAGACTTCCTAGACAATCAAGAAATGATGGCAGTATGGCTTTTGAAGAAAGGTGCCCCCGTAAAAGTACTCTTCAGCCACATGGCACAAATGCAGACTTTGGCAAGCTTGGTGGCAGTCATGCAGATGCAGTTAATTCAAACATGTTGAATTCAGATTGGAGAGGTCAAGGACTAAGGGATCTTGGTCCAGGGATGAGGGGTCAGGGGAATCAAAATAAAGTTCTGGGTCAACATATAAGTGCTCCAGATTGGAATGGCCCAGGATCAGACATAAGAGATCATTGGAGAGCCCTAGATAGGAGAGGGTCAGATTCAGTCAGGGAAGCGCCATTGGTACAAGATGAATGGAGTGTCCGTTTGTCTGATAGAAGAGGTTCAAACATGGAAAGCCAGGGACCTTACACAGGGGGGAGTGGAGGCCCAGAATTCGGACAACCAGGGGGTGAAATGAGAGGTCCAAACATGCAGTATCCAAAGCTTAATAGTGGGGGACCAGAGGACTCACACCTCATGGAAGGAGGACTTAAAAGGATAGGCCCCATTATAGACAATCAAGGACCTGACTTAGGAATACCAGGGGCTTCAGATTTTGTGGGACCAGAACCTAAAAGAAGAAGTGTAGCCATGGAGGTTGCTGGACCTGACAGAAGAGGTCCTGTCGGTCCACATTTTAGAGGATTAGGACCTGAGAGTAAAGGTCCACATATGGAGCAAAAAGTACATGACATCAGGGGTCCTGGAGGTCCAGATTTCAGGGGAACCTGGGGTGAAAGGATGGGTCTGGATATGGCTGGTCCAGGGTCTGACAGCAGAGGTCCAGGAAATGAAAGGAGAGATTCCATGGAGGATCCTGGGACTAATAGGAGAGGACCTGGGGGTCCAGAATTTAAAGGACCAGGGCATGAGAGGGAAAGTATGTCTATCGAAGGTCCTGGACATGAGAATAGACGACCTGGAGGTCCTGGGTTCAGGGGACCAGGACCTATAGAAGGTTCTGGGCCTGAGAGAAGAGGACCTGGAGGTCCTGATATCAGCAGGCTAGGGTCTGATTGTAGAGGTCTTGCTATGGGGCATGGCAGAGTTTCACAAGGTCCAGATTTTAGTGGGCCAATACATGAAATACCAAGTTttcctatgcatagccaagagcCTGAAAGGAGAGGACCTGGAGAAATAAACACAGGTGGACAGGGTCCTGACAGGAGAGGTTCACATATTGGTGTTGCTGGGCCTGAAAGAATTGGTCCAGGTGTGGGAGATCTCGGGCCTCACAACAGAGGACGAGGTGGACCACATTTCAGGGGTCGTGGAAAAGAAGTTGGGTATCAAAATATGGAGATTCCAGGGCCTCATAGGAGGGGTCCAGAATTTGGTGCACAGCGGTTGGAAAGGCCAGGTTCTGGTGTGGATCCTGGGCCtgacagaatagctttagtagGTCCAGACTACAGTGAAAGTGGTCCAGAAAAAAGATATCCAGATATGGAGGGCTCAAAACCAGGTTGGAGAAAATCACATGGCCCTGATTTCAGAGTTCCAGGCTACAAACATGAAAGTTCAAATACTGAAGATCCAAGACATGGGGGAAGGGATGACTGGGTAGCGTGTGAACCTATTCAAGAAAACCCAGATTACCATGCCCCAGAACCTGATAGACTGGGCCAGAGCTTTAGAGGTCGAAGGCCTATGAGGAAAAACATTAGAAGACCAGGGCCCGGCTTCTGGGGTTCTGCTCCTGAGAGGAGAGGGCCAGACACAGAGGAACAAAGGTCAGATGAAAGAAGGACCAATATAGAATTCTTAGGACAAGACAGAGAATGTTCAGTGGATGACTGGGAAACAGATGCTAGTAGAGGATTTGGACCTATCCAAGAGGGTCAAGATGAACAGGACCAAGAAGATATTAGTCAAGGCCTATTTAGTGACTGGAGAGGCCCTGAAAGTAGTGGACCAGGTCCCATGCGGAATAGACCCAGTATGTTATTTCAAGGACCTGTAAGGGGTCGTAGACATAACTGGAATGCTCCTGGCTGCAGAAGTGCAGGGCCTGTTGAAGAAAATCCAGATATGGTATGCCCAGGGCCAAGTAGGGGAGGTCATGGAAATGATTGGACAGAGCTTGATAGAGAGGGTGCTGGGGAATTTTTTACAGGAGAAAGAGATCTAGACAATAGAGGACAAGACAGAAAAGCAGGGCCAGGATCACATATGCACAATCATCCAGATATGGGAAATGACTGGAGGCTGCCAAGTGTCAGGGGGAAAATGAGAGGGCCAAACATTGAAGGGCGTGGGGCTCTCAGAGGAGGTCCAGGCCTGATGAATTCATGTCTAAACAGGAGGCAATTTGAGATGGAAGGCCCTGATAGAAGACCTCCAGCAGGTCAAGATCTAGGACCCCCAGGACCTGCAAACAGAAATCTAAGCATTGAAGCTCCAAGGTGTGATGGGAGATTTTCAGATAGTGGTGATCTAAGATCTGAAAGGCATAATGTAGAACCTGAAAATCCTGAACCAGGTAGACAAGGATTTGATTTCAGAAGGGAAAGTAGAGGTCCAAAAATGAGAAGTTTGGGGCCCAATAAAACAGACAGCAGGGGACCATCACCTCAGCGTTCAGATTTTAGAAATGGACCTGGTAGGTGGGATGACAACACTAGGTCTGAGCCAGATCCAAATAATGACATGCAGGTGTCAGATATAAGGGGGGCAGGTTATGTTAGTAGGGGCCCAAATATAAGGGGGAGAGATCCCAGGCAGAGAGGTCAAACACCCATTAATGAAAGAAGAGGTCCTCATCCCATTGCAAGATTCCAACATCCTGGAGATCCACATTTGGCACAGTTTAATAGGCCCCGTGGCCCAGGTCCAAATAGTGGAGGAAAACCATTCCCTGGTTTTgaaaacccacaaaatcagCAAGCCATAAGACCTCAAAGACACAGAGGTGCCTTACTTCCCACTCCAAAACAAGGTCTCATACGTTTCCCAAAAATATAATTGCTTGGATTTTGGCATGAaactaaaacacatttccaaCAGACAGAGCAGAGTAGATGTAGGTAAATTGATAACATGTAAAGAATGGGTAAAACCTGCTTGTAAGAAAGAAAATAGCACACCTGAAGGTCCAGTCATAAGGGAAGGAGAAACAAAGGATAAGGTCGATTTGGGGGAAAAATAATAATGGGtttcagaatttaaaaaaaccaaacaattaACCTTTTAATTAATGTATTTCTTTTCTCACTGAGAGTGACTACCCATGTGCTTGTTAAATTTTAATATGACATATAGGCAAAGCCATGCAAAAAATCCAACTTTGTAACTTAATAGAAAAGTGCTCAGAGATTACCATTTAAGTTTATTGTGTtgtagtttttctgttttcaaagtagatgcttttattattgttttttttttgattatTAGTAAAAGTCGTGCTAAATATAATTTTCAGTTgtaaatttaactttatttgtatttgtagaTTGACAAAGTCATAAATGTTTTGTACAGAAAATGtacagtttttttctgtgtgtttttttttaatagccaGACTGTCAATATGGTAGCCCTCATCTTCTTTTATGTAGATCTGTTGGTTAAAAATGACCCGTTCCATTTCTTTTAGAATCCAAGAAGTCAATAAAGTAACACACTTTACATGAAGTCTTATTTTGTCACATTTAGATTGATAGCTTAAAACCAGTTAATTTAACAAGCAAATCTCATATCAAAGAAAAGTGGCAGTTTTACTACCTTTGTGGCAATAAATCATTCTGAGACATAAAAGCtggattattttatttaaatacaaacTGCTAAAACTATTTGGTGAAACATTTCAGATCTGATCACTGTAAAGATTACTCATGACTCTGAGGTAATAATTGTTACTGGTTGTCTTGTAAAGTGGGTGCTgattcactcactcacacacacacacacacacacacacaaacacacaatggagTCAAACTAAAAGCAAATTAAGGCAATACTTAATTAGTTTTTAGGTTTTCGAGGCCTCTTGCTGGGTAGTGTGGAAATCACAATAAGCGAAAGTGGGTCTACATATTTTTTGTAACCCTCCACATGTGTAAAACTTGTATTGCAGGAGTCTAGTTTAACTCAAGCATTGTTACTgctgttctgttgttttctgtcattttacttGGAATTAATTTCTCTGTTTTCCATAGTAGTGTGATTCTCAGGTCTTAAGAGATAATCTGTACAAAGTTTGAACTGCAACTGGAAAtaatcttttatttaaaataaataaggaaGTCATTACAGTTTTTGCAATGTGACTGAGTATTGCGGAACAGTTTTTGTTATGTAGAAAAGTACTATGTTGACCAGTTGTGCTGTTAGGGGTGGtgcttaaactttttttttttttttaatatatttttaattcattttctcAACGACTTATGGAAGGTATGGTCATTTGTGTGGGGGAAGCCTATCCCAGGTTGCTCAGAGCAGGAGAAGAGGTAAATCTGCAAAGTTCACCAGACCATAACAGGGTTAACACATGAGACAGTCTGTTTTGGACCCCACGAGGTTCAAACTagattattttatatatctaaTTTTTATTGTGCTAATTTTATTAGGTgcaaatgcttttatttatttaaaaaaatgaagctctttcagtttttatgaatcaaataatcaaaacaaaatctggaaatatatacatatatatatataaatgtagttATCTAACCATGAAGTTTCACAAAGCTGCAATCAATGTATTTACATATTCGGttttttgtataaaaatgtaacatattTAACTATTTTTGATCAACCAAAAGATACTGAATGACAGAAAAGCGTGGAAAAGGCAGGACTATTTTCCCCCCTAACtgatcaataaaaaaataatattttctaaTCTTACATAAGGCATTTATGATGACAACTGTCGATTTTCTTAGGACCCCTCGTATATTTTCCGTACATACTGTGGGGCAGTCTTCCTCACAATTGCtagtttttgtgtttaaagttACGCTTACGAGcttaaataaattattgtatACTGAGATAATCGGAGGTTGGGGAGAGGGTTAGCGCCGGTAGCTGGACACGGTCGTCGTTACAGCCTGAGGCCATCAAGCATTAATACGTGCTAATCCCCGAACAGAAAGCGGTACAAAGAGTTTATTAATTCAGTAATAATAACCTTTTATGCATTTGTATAACTTAAGACTGATTGTTTTAAATGCCCAGGAGTTTCTAATAGTATTACAAGTTTTAAAATGGCGGTACAGCCTGTTGATTTTGGCCAGTTTATGCCAACGTCTCCCTTGCTAATTGTAGCTAAGCTAAAATTCACGACAACGTACCTTCACGACCTAAATTATAATTATACAATTTCTTTAGCTAACATTAAGAGTAACTGGCGAATACTTTAAGTAACAAAGTATTTAGAGTAAGTGGTCTGtattatatctaatattttTCCTGATCTGTAGCCCCACTCCAGAGGGAAAGATGTCCTTTTCTTCAACCTGTAAAAACATCAATGTGTTACCTTCATCAAGAGAGCAGATAAGTGACTCTGCTGGAATGATTGTGAGTCAAGGTGGATGCTTTACCCATGAACATGGGCAGGTATTGGGCAGTGAGCTTGGGCTGATGGAGATGACAGAGGTTGACTGTTCTCACCTTCAGCATCTTCTCCAAGCCCATGTGGAGGCACAGTCAGAGTTTCCAGATGTCAGATGTCACCTGTCTACAGTGATGGTCAAAGAACAGGCCACATCCACAGTGATTTCTCCCTTCAGAAGCGCTCAAGCTATTGATCTATCAACTTCAAATGAAGACCAAGTAATGCCTGGAGAAAAGACACCAGTGTCTTATGGAGAGGTGCCAGGTTTTGTGCTGGCCAGAATTAGTGCTGAAGAAAGCCCAGCTGAACCTTTTACCAGTGACAAGAAGTCCGTACAGAATCGCACCAGACCAGCTGCTAGAGTTTGCTTAGAGAAAAGATTTAGCGCCATGTGTGCTGAAACCACGAGACAACAAGATATACAGTC from the Pelmatolapia mariae isolate MD_Pm_ZW linkage group LG20, Pm_UMD_F_2, whole genome shotgun sequence genome contains:
- the LOC134619232 gene encoding uncharacterized protein LOC134619232, translated to MDMMDNSTVADDNNNSDEQQMPSEEAESSVRPTLSQVRKSWGFRRTTIARREFMEEVGDLTYSPPIVRRGRNRRTNQTAAQTATETPTTQKATRTARSVIDELQWSAPSSPVSENSKTGSETSAGGSLDPSLWQDFGSAFHTAFTLLGGSEGLSLTMSDELAVPDILEATEAIESPNPQAIDETEMADNIDDMEIAQPVASGSAEGEEIHDVVLISSHEEDSDEMTLLQIKEQLASNSRQEDSKARGGKGGKGKARGKGRGRGRGRGKGRGRGRGKGRAVEFQSTIADDKDSDDDVVLVSLAEQQHLQEVEKETDPQSPPEKEGSAALFDTALSPAQQSNSDCMIIDSDFDQIPELTPGQFDEVLEEEEKKDAKNTEEFSSISHNEGYDSNALFCICRQKQDKRFMICCDSCQEWFHGECVGVSETQGRQSMQEYVCPPCTIKKQSQSESHPQPDPELSVPEGLTQSPAVEEAQEDQQAVKTVLVEEETEEEEQAIEARPDPEAEPEPEMDSSLPLCIGPGCSKQALPDSVYCGNDCILQHAAVTMKTLSGPKVPKSKGRAQRKASMSRPAAKAQRSSRTSKRLAEKAELRGEEEKKEDDGEQEAAASPVICDPSLTEAQATSTPASNLHTASNKDSEQVEAEKEAVSPSAQSPEDPSPDASLLSKPTTEAAQPQSHCEEGAKETVNSDLPKHQSSESDPLITPAPEKSGPTPATSSPTTSARRHHETGALMITKTTYVIPKKQSGSQSPSSHTLVSASCQKPSSAPTPLNETRNLPVPPAPSAPSSRPSQPNNQVRQSIQRSLTSILFKRVCECEDLEMSESEAAKLVASIEMEMFDIFRNTDSKYMNKYRTIMFNLKDPRNKGLLYCVVHGDINPFRLVRMSQKDMQATKAPEPSVKETTVVKDTAAKISLPKPEAVKVDLPSLNPAKSDRKPDSMEQKRSLPAPAVKPRASQTSPANAVPDVLACMLKDTTSEHKTHLFDLKCKICTGQMQPMEEEEPAKKKSKLSVSRDKHEPSWRKSAGDDSPLLAPPDSPDMDSPASNLLDPSSHFNIDSAALTIVESPASPIMDSPASPTLESPASPTMESPASPTPDTSKATAPKRPYIPVLVPPVSTVTITQRRDPRTANRFSASSSSTFGPSNTTHKRAAPYALVKENIASNVASSLPPTKTVPKSILMKPSSTADPRLYGPHSRTVISESPADGETTQFLAKQEILWKGFLNMLTVAKFVTKGYLVSGSAENLKADLPDTIQIGGRIMPQTVWDYVAKLKTSVTKELCVIRFHPATEEEEVAYVSLFSYFSSRGRFGVVANSSRSIKDVYLVPLSAKEPIPSILQPLEGPGLERNRPNLLLGLAIVQKVKRPGSLPQEMEDKRPKVHMSKDPMWIPKPPVLYGSDKLEIFQPYDPETPASTTPPGSPSCPGSPTDSSSSGSVTIPSLLTSVKAAPSVSTSATIAATQSTFNSSSDKNPTAASSDKTPLQTILSTLFGSNQADSTVSDGSSTKTTVTAKKNPVLSGSVVDPIVQQYGQKTKAKEIEDENDFDRPYDPEEEYDPAMGYATVAPQTTEKIKADAPALSSFVEDDVAYDPEDDTIFEDIQSDTPVAKPPVTTQTFDSPSCPATVSTSSPAQTSAPVAVMPHLPTGTVVVSAATLSEQQRMLEELNKQIEEQKRQLKEQEEALRQQREAVGMFMAHFSVSDSLMSPPQKSLPLNQLSSLQKGIIKTESKSSETTDKATPLTETVDNSNLDSQAVKVEDATPVKNLGNDTDGVAKQDETQKGVESDKYSSAGEIEDSDVAYDPEDESLFNEIQDDVFKGGTVTTMDSLSRARYGGSHKGMSPNSYHSRKRRSSPKKRSHQERDRHRSPSRQSQQRSRSRSRRRREKDRHRKSERDRSRHRVRDPSERQGRHRKDHTTRRHSRGRRRSPSSSRKTESVSVSPKLNRGPLPQVPEKSKHASVPCSSLDSAGQFEESNISHVTIKSDPDGQKSECNHVESSEKHSHEPLCNVKLEISEPPKFQELQKISLSDHDMTQQNKLYKQDNLFHSKLDSTIPLREIDPPIRDSPQSPDPEPQFVKPSSIEKNDSVKTDEVSDSREDIRVFENNCLPICGQAMVSVGDVISNIKSMDFRALNLQAFDAKGQGLTETHNETLADNPCFKHSEKKGQEGGYSNPSTILGMREQGIQHQNTVITGSWPALTDSEMRSEAQDSNNACVPFISGVNPEIKCPSPDVRQNIVPTVTNLYMGEASLQRERQVNIMKGPLSDRSAPGNVGPGPRDSLSAVYHLNTDMRGLFEVNERNQNVSCQQEGLQFPKTNEHRSEPENTDIRKDVMKMGTKQSFGGPQVEAMAPDSSGGGRGQKDEGQIFRSDVSSGMREASPLFMGLGRLPRQSRNDGSMAFEERCPRKSTLQPHGTNADFGKLGGSHADAVNSNMLNSDWRGQGLRDLGPGMRGQGNQNKVLGQHISAPDWNGPGSDIRDHWRALDRRGSDSVREAPLVQDEWSVRLSDRRGSNMESQGPYTGGSGGPEFGQPGGEMRGPNMQYPKLNSGGPEDSHLMEGGLKRIGPIIDNQGPDLGIPGASDFVGPEPKRRSVAMEVAGPDRRGPVGPHFRGLGPESKGPHMEQKVHDIRGPGGPDFRGTWGERMGLDMAGPGSDSRGPGNERRDSMEDPGTNRRGPGGPEFKGPGHERESMSIEGPGHENRRPGGPGFRGPGPIEGSGPERRGPGGPDISRLGSDCRGLAMGHGRVSQGPDFSGPIHEIPSFPMHSQEPERRGPGEINTGGQGPDRRGSHIGVAGPERIGPGVGDLGPHNRGRGGPHFRGRGKEVGYQNMEIPGPHRRGPEFGAQRLERPGSGVDPGPDRIALVGPDYSESGPEKRYPDMEGSKPGWRKSHGPDFRVPGYKHESSNTEDPRHGGRDDWVACEPIQENPDYHAPEPDRLGQSFRGRRPMRKNIRRPGPGFWGSAPERRGPDTEEQRSDERRTNIEFLGQDRECSVDDWETDASRGFGPIQEGQDEQDQEDISQGLFSDWRGPESSGPGPMRNRPSMLFQGPVRGRRHNWNAPGCRSAGPVEENPDMVCPGPSRGGHGNDWTELDREGAGEFFTGERDLDNRGQDRKAGPGSHMHNHPDMGNDWRLPSVRGKMRGPNIEGRGALRGGPGLMNSCLNRRQFEMEGPDRRPPAGQDLGPPGPANRNLSIEAPRCDGRFSDSGDLRSERHNVEPENPEPGRQGFDFRRESRGPKMRSLGPNKTDSRGPSPQRSDFRNGPGRWDDNTRSEPDPNNDMQVSDIRGAGYVSRGPNIRGRDPRQRGQTPINERRGPHPIARFQHPGDPHLAQFNRPRGPGPNSGGKPFPGFENPQNQQAIRPQRHRGALLPTPKQGLIRFPKI